In a genomic window of Gemmatimonadota bacterium:
- a CDS encoding TolC family protein: MKKIVHRIGILALALAAGLPSILEAQQVPAGAALELDPYVVGEARPPVDPGAPFIEMTLQEAIDRALENNLDIQSARLNPLIQDYSLDVARAAFTPSISISSGYNNRTNQSTSQLDGGQRTVSESLTFNTTFTQPIRWYGGRFSTSFNNSRSETNNSFSTRNPSYNSSIGFSYTQPLLSGRRTDSQRTALETQQIQRDVVDIQLESQVRNLTDQVRVAYWNLKAQVEQIEIQRRSLAQAEQLLENNRIRVELGTLAEIEVFQAEAQVANALQSLLNAEITWRNQELAFKRLLVAGTQDPLLAQTIVPTELPSFEAREVDIAFAIERALRERTDIQQQRQQRAISQLNLAVTRESRLPDLSLSAGYSLQGVGGNLFARSGLGGEPELVEEGGYSDVFQSFADFDAPSWNVGLNFSYPLGTNAGSANYERAQLQLRQSDIALQSQELVITTEVTNAGLAVGNTFLQLEAARRSREAAERSLEAELTRFNVGVSTNFQVVTTQNSLTSARQAELRAIVNYVNAVEEFERVQRVGR; encoded by the coding sequence GTGAAGAAAATTGTCCATAGGATCGGGATCCTGGCCCTGGCGCTCGCAGCTGGACTTCCCTCGATTCTCGAGGCCCAGCAGGTTCCCGCCGGAGCCGCGCTCGAACTCGATCCTTACGTGGTCGGCGAAGCGAGGCCCCCCGTGGACCCGGGAGCGCCCTTCATCGAGATGACGCTCCAGGAGGCGATTGACCGGGCTCTCGAGAACAATCTGGACATCCAGAGCGCGCGGCTGAATCCGCTCATCCAGGACTATTCGCTGGACGTGGCCCGGGCGGCGTTCACGCCGTCCATCAGCATATCCAGCGGCTACAACAACCGGACGAACCAGTCCACCAGCCAGCTCGACGGGGGCCAGCGCACGGTCAGCGAGTCGCTGACCTTCAACACGACGTTCACCCAACCCATTCGCTGGTATGGCGGTCGGTTTTCGACGAGCTTCAATAACTCGCGGAGCGAGACGAACAACTCGTTCTCGACCCGAAATCCGAGCTACAACTCATCCATCGGCTTCAGCTACACGCAGCCGCTCCTCTCAGGACGCCGGACGGACAGCCAGCGGACGGCTCTCGAGACGCAGCAGATCCAGCGTGACGTCGTGGACATCCAGCTCGAGAGCCAGGTCCGAAACCTCACGGACCAGGTCCGCGTAGCCTATTGGAACCTGAAGGCCCAGGTCGAACAGATCGAGATCCAGCGGAGAAGTCTGGCACAGGCGGAGCAGCTTCTGGAGAATAACCGAATCCGGGTGGAGCTGGGGACGCTCGCTGAAATCGAAGTCTTCCAGGCTGAGGCACAGGTCGCGAACGCGCTGCAGTCGCTCCTCAACGCCGAGATCACCTGGCGGAACCAGGAGCTCGCCTTCAAGCGGCTCCTGGTCGCCGGGACGCAGGATCCGCTTCTGGCTCAGACGATCGTCCCGACCGAGCTCCCGAGCTTCGAGGCGCGCGAGGTGGACATCGCCTTCGCGATCGAGAGGGCCCTCCGCGAGCGGACCGATATTCAGCAGCAGCGCCAGCAGAGGGCCATTTCCCAACTCAACCTGGCCGTGACTCGTGAGTCGCGGCTTCCGGACCTCAGCCTCTCGGCCGGCTATTCGCTCCAGGGCGTCGGAGGAAACCTCTTCGCGCGCTCCGGCCTCGGGGGTGAACCCGAGCTCGTCGAGGAGGGTGGGTACAGCGACGTCTTCCAATCCTTCGCCGACTTCGACGCCCCGAGTTGGAACGTGGGGCTGAACTTCTCCTATCCGCTGGGCACGAACGCGGGGAGCGCGAACTATGAGCGGGCGCAGCTCCAGCTGAGGCAGTCGGACATCGCCCTCCAATCCCAGGAGTTGGTGATCACCACCGAAGTGACGAACGCGGGGCTCGCCGTGGGGAACACCTTCCTTCAGCTCGAGGCCGCCCGCAGGAGCCGGGAGGCGGCCGAACGGAGCCTCGAGGCCGAGCTCACCCGCTTCAACGTGGGTGTTTCGACGAATTTCCAGGTCGTGACGACGCAAAATTCCCTTACCTCGGCGCGCCAGGCCGAGCTCCGGGCGATCGTGAACTATGTGAACGCCGTCGAGGAATTCGAGCGGGTCCAGCGGGTCGGGAGGTAA
- a CDS encoding adenylosuccinate synthase has product MGHRAAEGRCVVVVGCQWGDEGKGKIVDVLAEEMDVVARYQGGPNAGHTVHVGDSEFVLHQIPSGILHAGKRCLLGNGVVLDLLRFFHEYDELATRGIQLEGRVGVSLRAHLLLPYHRVIDQASEDQAVEKIGTTGRGIGPAYEDKAGRRGIRVADAFDETRFLELLGRGIARARASLSQLGREDDGTLEREVGTCLRLRERLLEIATDTGVEVDASLVQGKRILLEGAQGTALDLDHGTYPFVTSSNTTAAAAATGIGVGPTRIDAVLGVVKAYTTRVGNGPLPTAFEPEMDAHIRELGGEFGATTGRPRRCGWFDSVLARYAGRVNGLTGLAVTKLDVLDTLSEISIATAYRTPGGVTEDFPADTHGLDRSEPVLEALPGWQASTAEARSIADLPKNARRYLDRMEELTGAPVEMVSVGTRRTQIIHVG; this is encoded by the coding sequence GTGGGCCACCGAGCCGCGGAGGGCCGCTGCGTCGTCGTCGTCGGGTGCCAATGGGGCGACGAAGGGAAGGGGAAGATCGTGGACGTCCTCGCCGAAGAGATGGACGTCGTCGCCCGGTATCAGGGCGGTCCGAACGCCGGACATACCGTACATGTCGGCGACTCGGAGTTCGTCCTCCATCAGATCCCCTCCGGGATCCTTCACGCGGGGAAGCGCTGCCTCCTCGGGAACGGGGTGGTCCTCGATCTCCTCCGCTTCTTCCACGAATACGATGAGCTGGCGACCCGTGGAATCCAGCTCGAGGGGCGGGTCGGGGTGAGCCTGCGCGCCCACCTTCTCCTCCCGTACCACCGGGTCATCGACCAGGCGTCCGAAGATCAGGCGGTGGAGAAGATCGGCACCACGGGGCGGGGAATCGGCCCCGCCTATGAGGACAAAGCGGGGCGTCGCGGGATTCGAGTGGCGGATGCCTTCGACGAGACGCGTTTCCTCGAACTTCTCGGGCGCGGGATCGCCCGTGCTCGGGCGAGCCTCTCCCAGCTCGGGCGGGAGGACGACGGGACGCTGGAGCGGGAGGTCGGGACCTGCCTCCGTCTCCGCGAACGGCTCCTCGAGATCGCCACGGACACCGGGGTCGAGGTGGATGCGTCCCTCGTGCAGGGGAAGAGGATCCTTCTCGAGGGCGCACAGGGGACCGCGCTCGATCTCGACCACGGCACGTATCCCTTCGTGACGTCTTCGAACACGACCGCCGCGGCCGCGGCCACTGGAATCGGGGTCGGACCCACGCGCATAGACGCGGTTCTCGGGGTGGTCAAGGCGTACACGACGCGGGTGGGGAACGGCCCGCTTCCCACGGCCTTCGAGCCCGAGATGGACGCGCACATCCGCGAGCTCGGCGGGGAGTTCGGGGCCACCACGGGTCGCCCGCGACGGTGCGGTTGGTTCGACTCGGTTCTGGCTCGGTACGCGGGCCGAGTGAATGGATTGACCGGTCTCGCGGTGACGAAGCTCGACGTTCTCGACACCCTCTCCGAAATTTCGATCGCGACGGCGTACCGCACGCCCGGCGGAGTGACGGAGGACTTTCCGGCCGACACTCATGGGTTGGACCGGTCCGAGCCGGTCCTCGAAGCCCTGCCGGGGTGGCAGGCCTCCACCGCGGAGGCGCGATCGATCGCGGATCTCCCGAAGAACGCGCGGCGGTACCTCGACCGGATGGAGGAGCTCACCGGCGCCCCCGTCGAGATGGTCTCCGTCGGTACCCGGCGAACCCAGATCATCCACGTCGGGTGA
- a CDS encoding dihydrodipicolinate synthase family protein — MRPTPESSPRLDGIVVASVTPFDPATGDLDILALRANIRSWLATSIRGVLIGGSTGESAFIDSDERDAALRAAREMLPPERLLVAGTGAESTRETIRGTKRAAEAGADLVLVQPPAYYRELMDRVALEEHYARVADASPVPVLLYQPPLRVSTVELSTPLIASLSNHPNVLGIKDSRGNLEILREILAQSAEGFQVLTGSADRVVGALATGAVGAVLAAANFVPAESCALALAYAGGRLPEAERLQQGLLLLGKEIVAARGVAGVKTAMDLVGLRGGVPRPPLRPLDPEGIAAVRAALEGAGVVLTHLVA; from the coding sequence ATGCGCCCCACCCCCGAGTCAAGTCCCCGCCTCGACGGGATCGTCGTCGCTTCGGTTACCCCCTTCGATCCGGCCACGGGGGATCTGGACATCCTCGCGCTCAGGGCGAATATCCGGAGTTGGCTCGCCACCTCGATTCGCGGGGTCTTGATCGGGGGCTCGACGGGAGAATCGGCGTTTATCGATTCGGACGAACGAGACGCCGCGCTCCGGGCCGCGCGTGAAATGCTCCCGCCGGAACGGCTTCTCGTCGCGGGAACGGGCGCCGAGTCCACACGAGAGACGATCCGGGGGACGAAGCGCGCCGCGGAGGCGGGGGCGGACCTCGTCCTCGTGCAGCCGCCCGCCTATTATCGGGAGTTGATGGACCGGGTCGCGCTCGAGGAGCACTACGCGCGGGTCGCGGACGCCTCTCCCGTCCCCGTCCTTCTCTACCAGCCTCCCCTCCGCGTTTCCACTGTGGAGCTCTCCACCCCCCTGATCGCATCCCTCTCGAACCATCCCAACGTCCTTGGCATCAAGGACTCGCGCGGAAATCTCGAGATCCTTCGCGAGATCCTGGCCCAGTCGGCGGAGGGCTTCCAGGTCCTCACCGGGTCGGCGGACCGCGTCGTCGGCGCGCTGGCGACCGGGGCTGTCGGGGCGGTGCTTGCCGCCGCGAACTTTGTCCCAGCGGAGTCGTGTGCCCTCGCGCTGGCGTACGCGGGGGGCCGGCTTCCCGAGGCGGAGAGACTGCAGCAAGGGCTCCTCCTCCTCGGAAAGGAGATCGTGGCGGCGCGGGGCGTCGCCGGAGTGAAGACGGCGATGGACCTCGTCGGGCTCAGGGGCGGCGTCCCCCGGCCTCCCCTCCGCCCGCTCGATCCGGAGGGGATCGCCGCGGTCCGCGCCGCGCTCGAGGGCGCCGGGGTCGTCTTGACACACCTGGTGGCCTGA
- a CDS encoding PilT/PilU family type 4a pilus ATPase: protein MIEIFKAAIQRGASDIHIKAGDVVRARVFGRLIPLSEQRMSQSQVRALAVKLIPHERDRERIDEISDYDCSWGIQGIGRFRVNILRQRGTYMIVMRVLPIEIPTFEDLRMPKVLEKAAENERGLVLVTGVTGSGKSSTMAAMVEHINRGMQKHIVTLENPIEFLHRDKKSSITQRDIGTDTASFSSGLRAALRQDPDVILIGEMRDTETIDIALKAAETGHLVISTVHTQNAVQTISRLISVFNQEEQEMVRIRLSETLQAVVSQRLLPRADGEGRVVAAEVMIVTGTIRDCVKDPHRTHEIPDLIEEGRDHYGSQSFDQHLQELVRDGLVDFRVAKAAATNPSDFELKMKFLGEGAAKDSSGGAAESTKLFS, encoded by the coding sequence ATGATCGAGATCTTCAAGGCCGCGATCCAGCGCGGGGCGAGCGACATCCACATCAAGGCGGGGGATGTGGTGCGCGCGCGCGTGTTCGGTCGGCTCATCCCTCTCAGCGAGCAGCGGATGAGCCAGTCGCAGGTGCGCGCCCTCGCGGTGAAGCTCATCCCGCACGAACGGGACCGGGAGCGGATCGACGAGATCTCGGACTACGACTGCTCCTGGGGGATCCAGGGGATCGGACGCTTCCGCGTGAACATCCTTCGCCAGCGGGGAACGTACATGATCGTCATGCGCGTCCTGCCAATCGAGATCCCGACCTTCGAAGACTTGCGCATGCCGAAGGTGCTCGAAAAGGCCGCGGAGAACGAGCGTGGTCTCGTCCTCGTGACGGGGGTCACCGGCTCCGGGAAGAGCTCGACCATGGCCGCGATGGTCGAGCATATCAACCGGGGGATGCAAAAACACATCGTGACGCTGGAAAATCCGATCGAATTTCTCCATCGCGATAAAAAGAGCTCGATCACCCAGAGGGACATCGGGACCGACACGGCCTCGTTCAGCTCGGGCCTTCGTGCCGCGCTTCGCCAGGACCCCGACGTGATCCTCATCGGCGAAATGCGAGACACGGAGACGATAGACATCGCGCTCAAGGCCGCCGAGACGGGGCACCTGGTCATCTCCACGGTGCACACCCAAAACGCGGTCCAGACGATCTCGCGGCTCATTTCCGTCTTCAACCAGGAGGAGCAGGAGATGGTGCGGATCCGCCTCTCCGAGACCCTCCAGGCCGTGGTCTCCCAACGCCTTCTTCCCCGAGCGGACGGGGAAGGACGGGTCGTCGCGGCCGAGGTCATGATCGTGACGGGAACGATTCGCGACTGCGTGAAGGATCCACACCGCACGCACGAGATCCCCGATCTCATCGAAGAGGGGCGGGACCACTACGGCTCGCAGAGCTTCGACCAGCATCTCCAGGAACTCGTCCGAGACGGGCTCGTGGACTTCCGGGTCGCGAAGGCCGCGGCCACGAATCCCTCGGACTTCGAGCTCAAGATGAAATTTCTCGGGGAGGGGGCCGCGAAGGATTCGAGTGGTGGGGCGGCCGAATCGACCAAGCTGTTCAGCTGA
- the trpS gene encoding tryptophan--tRNA ligase: MTGPEARARVFSGMQPTGEAHLGNYLGALRQWVALQDRHECFFCIVDEHAITGDFTPAELPARILDLAVSFLAVGLDPGKCTIFVQSDVPEHAGLAWLLNAVTPLGELERMTQYKDKSSRTESIPAGLLNYPILQSADILLYRAALVPVGEDQLQHLELAREVARRWNARFGELFPEPQPILSKAGRILGLDGGAKMSKSLGNTVGILSEPEEVWARVRTAVTDPQRVRVTDPGRPEVCNVFTLHQHFTDPARLPDIAEQCRGATRGCVDCKRILADSISAHFAETRARANELKANPVRVVEILDAGAERARAVARETMQAAREGMGMNWRKGGAS; this comes from the coding sequence ATGACGGGACCCGAGGCGCGCGCTCGCGTCTTCAGCGGGATGCAACCCACGGGGGAGGCCCATCTCGGGAATTATTTGGGCGCGCTTCGGCAGTGGGTCGCCCTCCAGGACCGCCACGAGTGTTTTTTCTGCATCGTGGACGAGCACGCGATCACCGGGGACTTCACGCCGGCCGAGCTTCCGGCGCGGATCCTCGACCTCGCCGTGAGCTTCCTGGCGGTCGGACTGGATCCCGGGAAGTGCACCATCTTCGTCCAGTCCGACGTCCCCGAGCATGCCGGGCTCGCCTGGCTCCTGAACGCGGTCACGCCCCTGGGTGAGCTGGAGCGGATGACGCAGTACAAGGACAAGTCCTCGCGCACCGAGTCCATACCGGCCGGGCTTCTGAACTATCCCATCCTCCAGAGCGCGGACATCCTTCTATATCGGGCGGCCCTTGTCCCCGTAGGCGAAGACCAGCTCCAGCACCTCGAGCTCGCCCGAGAGGTCGCCAGGCGGTGGAACGCGCGTTTCGGAGAGCTCTTCCCCGAGCCTCAGCCCATCCTCTCGAAGGCGGGGCGGATTCTCGGGCTCGACGGAGGTGCGAAGATGAGCAAGTCCCTCGGAAATACGGTCGGAATTCTCTCCGAACCGGAGGAGGTGTGGGCCCGGGTGCGCACGGCGGTCACCGATCCTCAGCGGGTCCGGGTGACCGACCCGGGCCGGCCCGAGGTTTGCAACGTCTTCACCCTCCATCAGCACTTCACCGATCCGGCGCGCCTCCCGGACATCGCGGAACAGTGCCGGGGAGCGACGCGCGGATGTGTGGACTGCAAGCGGATCCTCGCCGACTCGATCTCGGCGCACTTTGCAGAAACGCGGGCCCGCGCGAACGAGCTGAAGGCGAATCCGGTCCGGGTTGTCGAGATCCTCGACGCGGGCGCCGAGCGTGCGCGCGCGGTGGCACGTGAAACGATGCAGGCCGCGCGGGAGGGCATGGGAATGAACTGGCGGAAGGGAGGCGCTTCATGA
- a CDS encoding inositol monophosphatase family protein, with the protein MTSESDLLATALRAAEAAATVHRRYAGKLRGESVQRKGRADFVSRVDLEAQHAALSVIRERHPEHRILSEEDDGETGPSTPAASHAEGPIWIVDPLDGTTNFLHDHPAYAASVGVWTGGDAVAGAVIAEATEERWWALRGEGAFRNGTRIRTSPLRDLSTALIGTGFPFKHPEQLPGYLKDFARVLLSTAGIRRGGAAALDLCYLAQGSLDVFWEGTLAPWDIAAGVVILREAGGVATRRGGGQIAADESGSVVAANSPELLEAMHALLGDR; encoded by the coding sequence TTGACCTCCGAATCCGACCTTCTTGCCACTGCACTTCGCGCCGCCGAGGCGGCCGCCACCGTCCATCGTCGTTACGCCGGCAAGCTCAGGGGGGAGAGCGTCCAGAGAAAGGGACGTGCCGACTTCGTCTCACGAGTGGACCTGGAGGCCCAGCACGCCGCGCTATCGGTGATTCGGGAGCGGCACCCCGAACACCGAATCCTCTCGGAAGAGGACGACGGGGAAACGGGTCCCTCGACTCCGGCGGCATCCCACGCCGAGGGCCCGATCTGGATCGTGGATCCGCTCGACGGGACGACGAATTTCCTTCACGACCACCCGGCCTACGCGGCTTCGGTCGGCGTCTGGACCGGGGGGGACGCCGTGGCTGGGGCCGTGATCGCCGAGGCGACCGAGGAGCGGTGGTGGGCGCTCCGCGGGGAGGGCGCGTTTCGAAACGGCACCCGAATCCGCACGTCCCCGCTACGCGATCTTTCGACGGCCCTCATCGGAACGGGATTTCCCTTCAAGCACCCCGAGCAGCTCCCCGGCTACCTGAAGGATTTTGCCCGGGTCCTTCTTTCCACCGCGGGGATCCGGCGGGGCGGGGCCGCGGCGCTCGACCTCTGTTATCTCGCGCAGGGGTCTCTCGACGTCTTCTGGGAGGGGACACTCGCGCCCTGGGATATCGCGGCCGGCGTCGTGATCCTTCGGGAAGCGGGGGGCGTCGCGACCCGGCGCGGCGGGGGCCAGATCGCGGCGGACGAGAGCGGATCGGTTGTCGCCGCGAACTCCCCCGAGCTGCTCGAAGCGATGCACGCCCTCCTCGGCGACCGATGA
- a CDS encoding Hsp20/alpha crystallin family protein: MSITRYRDRNWLSPWSDFDEMANRLNRAFAGRELGEGDGTAWLPAVNVEETPEELLLTAELPGLRQEDVELEIENNVLTIRGRKEETREEKGERRFHVWERRYGAFQRSFSLPRTVAADQIAASFENGVLHVRMPKAPEAKGKKIEIKSEA; the protein is encoded by the coding sequence ATGTCCATCACCCGCTATCGCGACCGCAACTGGCTTTCCCCCTGGAGTGACTTCGACGAGATGGCGAACCGCTTGAACAGGGCGTTCGCGGGGCGCGAGCTCGGCGAAGGGGACGGGACCGCCTGGCTTCCCGCGGTCAACGTCGAGGAGACTCCCGAGGAGCTCCTGCTCACGGCGGAGCTTCCGGGCCTTCGCCAGGAGGACGTCGAGCTCGAAATCGAGAACAATGTTCTCACCATCCGCGGGCGGAAAGAGGAGACCCGCGAAGAGAAAGGCGAACGGCGCTTCCACGTATGGGAGCGGCGCTACGGCGCATTCCAACGCTCGTTCAGCCTCCCTCGCACTGTCGCGGCCGATCAGATCGCGGCGAGCTTCGAAAACGGTGTCCTGCACGTAAGGATGCCGAAGGCCCCCGAGGCCAAGGGGAAAAAGATCGAGATCAAGAGCGAAGCCTGA